A portion of the Gossypium arboreum isolate Shixiya-1 chromosome 8, ASM2569848v2, whole genome shotgun sequence genome contains these proteins:
- the LOC108468463 gene encoding protein NIM1-INTERACTING 1-like: MASKKRVHVCNGEDEEKEDEKMEQFFALIRNFHEAVNRRKNELRQRDEKMRRVDSKQRSWVPTFEWADFADEIEFRRPSTINNKEEKGKHEEEEEGLDLRLTL; encoded by the coding sequence ATGGCAAGCAAGAAGAGAGTTCATGTCTGCAATGGTGAAGATGAGGAGAAAGAAGATGAGAAGATGGAGCAGTTCTTTGCCCTAATAAGGAATTTCCATGAAGCTGTTAATAGGAGAAAAAATGAGCTAAGACAAAGGGATGAAAAGATGAGGAGGGTCGATAGTAAGCAAAGAAGTTGGGTTCCAACTTTTGAATGGGCAGATTTTGCCGACGAGATTGAGTTTCGGAGGCCATCTACAATTAAcaataaagaagaaaaaggaaaacatgaagaagaggaagaaggattagaTCTTAGGCTTACCCTTTAG